A window from Plasmodium gaboni strain SY75 chromosome 9, whole genome shotgun sequence encodes these proteins:
- a CDS encoding exoribonuclease II: MFFYKNVQRYCFYRRIYENIQIIRTLQIKEKANNNVAKRREGWWDNNVNKNDRNICRSKNYLSGCTTRDDNMKDDNMKDDNMKDYNMKDDNMKDYNMKDDNMKDDNMKDYNMKDDNIKDYNMKDANMKDDNMKDGSLKDGSLKDYNLKDRNIKNENMKDRNIKIDNMKGNKNFNSINNNIKDNDEKDFYKRIFSELKKLNDKGANRYVPVDEKNTNTITNDDDLSNKNSIESEKINGSFSSIHDEGNNKEKIKNENICIISKSIQSNDVYNISKQKKGQYKNNEKNEKYLKEKNKYLVRKDIYLKVKDEHINNKELLLKKEICYKKDMNKNNKLKMKNKTKEKDEEILIRKNDKDKISQLDIINKNKGTKNVDNKKNYLIVKNENNVKGGRGSGSSNNNTKYLLSNKNNNNNKGHLNYGKNINNIEGEEKDDIHNSPTYKNKDISNKIINSSQNIFLPNVEKNNIFVEYETYWDNEKIKEILELQKDTRILKNYLFKGVLYISPFDTNKCFVISKETDGLMKCKLYPVYGYISRNRALNDDVVYAYTERRTIKNENVSNMEINIGIEKEKDEGRDKIDNVKNQYNEKEENNNEKIEENEKGKFCRVVQIVERKNVEVVGSLNYLNIKEKINNIFGKKSKYNKNKKKNENENENIELDDNNMENNLVDYIFKCNNNDNINNNNNILHSSNIFSHMNKKNNYVYAKVQPTDSRLPCFIYDASNNITNILLNYIRKEKLNVYVIVKFKEWEKNQINPIGNITTILGNENNFFGIIYLFLYLYKIQYYIYKITDMNYLKSKIVISDKIINCFFNRKDNMEQLLLLNGYNKENEYSMEEINKKIAYLKNVQKENKMLERYMLKSFLMNRQIITDLDIFTIDPTKAKDLDDALSIEFIKDNKEHQELKYRYKIGIHISDVSFFVTPNSYYDNLASKLCNTVYMDFTVLHMLPSILSEEICSLNTRGEKLAFSIFFHVDNISNPYNITTMEYSGYENKPHFIEIKKTLIRSKYKFNYDMVEDYIDDIYINIKEKDKNINSIEEIILINGNLSLSYFISNFYDICNKYNISEKIGGDIFRLYLLSKMLKEKTKRKNIYQKYSLLFSLNNNKKYNIEKILPLSIEELSNKYISSISNINHISNKNNMYKSFNEFLIDEGYFNLLEPMNLENVDIEILEYKKKSHMLIEEMMIVTNFLVANIISINNMLGILRIHEDTSEDIKKNLLKIIDYQTYNKINTMINIKNNNINDILSVSEKVLNENQFLCLQYNLLKYYKEAIYIPTLEGQNNTTHFGLVLNKYIHFTSPIRRYIDIVIHRILQSLIDKDNIEYYNYDMLKNICDQCNYQKKKSDEAQVHMKNYFLNKYLIYLNGIYKKVKEKRHMNGYSVDGNDENINDSRNNKNDGIIMKKNNNDENNMEINNIDINNIDINNIEINNIDINNSDHNNIDINNINQNNIQINNNYINLNEENEKLCESSNKNIQGTDYTNLSTYKEILYMSKYMPIKKYFYLNNGIISFLTEAYIQEIIITKNIRENICLNIMKENYISINENYSNEIIPYTCFICNDYQYKNIEKNYSRNDNLNNDNSLFNSQMDSNENETNVEILFKKSINENNKLKNAIVFYVPILEIEKSISDNLLSLKFHFLIISYKEKIYIYNILKGVLYEICSNILLCRNEKNNNDINDDEINSEDECKQNKQLYDIFEKIKHMQLDIKYKMENIENKKDFQNVYDDLYIRDVLIEKNKNEKDEENKSNILTNKKNTTINNISNEQNYINNKVEYVESEYLKCLNDKRLEYKYYNNYEKLSRFQKNKIFIIPGSQMWTLRLI, encoded by the exons atgtttttttataaaaatgttcaaagatattgtttttatagaagaatatatgaaaatatacAAATCATAAGGACATTAcaaattaaagaaaaagcaaataataatgtagCGAAAAGAAGAGAGGGTTGGTGGgataataatgtaaataaaaatgatagaaatatatgtaGGTCAAAGAATTATTTGTCGGGATGTACTACTAGGgatgataatatgaagGATGACAATATGAAGgatgataatatgaaggattataatatgaaggatgataatatgaaggattataatatgaaggatgataatatgaaggatgataatatgaaggattataatatgaaggatgataatataaaggattataatatgaagGATGCTAATATGAAGgatgataatatgaagGATGGTAGTTTAAAGGATGGTAGTTTGAAGGATTATAATTTGAAGgatagaaatataaaaaatgaaaatatgaaagatagaaatataaaaattgaTAATATGAAAGGTAATAAAAACTTTAATagtattaataataatattaagGATAACGATGAAAAAGATTTCTATAAGCGCATCTTTTCCGagttaaaaaaattaaatgataaagGTGCGAACAGGTATGTCCCTGtagatgaaaaaaatacaaaCACTATAACAAATGATGATGATTTATCAAATAAGAATAGCATAGAAAGTGAAAAGATTAATGGTAGTTTTTCCTCTATACATGATGaaggaaataataaagaaaaaattaaaaatgagAACATATGCATTATTTCAAAAAGTATTCAATCAAATGATGTGTATAATATATCGAAACAAAAAAAGGgacaatataaaaataatgaaaaaaatgaaaaatatttaaaagaaaaaaataaatatttagTAAGAAAGGATATATACTTAAAAGTTAAAGACgaacatattaataataaagaattattactaaaaaaagaaatatgttataaaaaagatatgaataaaaataataaattaaaaatgaaaaacaaaacaaagGAAAAGGATGAGGAGATATTaattagaaaaaatgaTAAGGATAAAATATCTCAATtggatataataaataaaaataaggGAACAAAAAATGTggataataaaaaaaattatttgatagtaaaaaatgaaaataatgtGAAAGGTGGCCGTGGTAGTGGGAgtagtaataataacaCGAAATACTTATtaagtaataaaaataataataataataagggacatttaaattatggaaaaaatattaataatattgaaggagaagaaaaagatgatattcataattcaccaacttataaaaataaagatatatcaaataaaattataaattcatcacaaaatatttttttaccAAATGTCgaaaagaataatatatttgttgAGTATGAAACTTACTGggataatgaaaaaataaaagaaatattagAACTGCAAAAAGATACAAGGATattgaaaaattatttatttaaaggTGTACTATATATTTCACCCTTTGATACAAATAAATGCTTTGTTATTAGTAAAGAAACAGATGGATTAATGAAATGTAAACTTTATCCTGTGTATGGTTATATAAGTAGGAATAGAGCTTTAAATGATGACGTAGTATATGCATATACAGAAAGAAGAACTAtcaaaaatgaaaatgttTCAAATATGGAAATTAATATAGGaatagaaaaagaaaaagatgAAGGGAGAGACAAAATAGACAATGTAAAAAATCAATACaatgaaaaagaagaaaataataatgaaaaaattgaagaaaatgaaaaggGTAAATTTTGTAGAGTTGTTCAAATTGTTGAAAGGAAAAATGTTGAAGTGGTCGGTTctttaaattatttaaatataaaggaaaaaataaataatatatttggAAAGAAAAgcaaatataataaaaataaaaaaaaaaatgaaaatgaaaatgaaaatatagaattggatgataataatatggaaaataatCTAGttgattatatttttaaatgtaacaataatgataatataaataataataataatatattacattcatccaatatattttcccatatgaataaaaaaaataattatgttTATGCTAAAGTACAACCAACAGATTCTAGATTACcttgttttatttatgacgcttcaaataatattacaaacatactattaaattatataagaaaagaaaaattaaatgtatatgttattgtaaaatttaaagaatgggaaaaaaatcaaataaatcCTATAGGAAATATAACTACCATTTTAGGTAATGagaataatttttttggtatcatatatttatttttatacttatataaaattcaatattatatttataaaataacaGATATGAATTATTTGAAATCCAAAATTGTGATCAGTGATAAAATTATCAACTGCTTTTTTAATCGTAAAGATAATATGGAACagttattattattaaatggATATAACaaagaaaatgaatattccatggaagaaataaataagaaaattgcctatttaaaaaatgtcCAAAAAGAGAATAAAATGTTAGAAAGATATATGTTGAAAAGCTTTTTGATGAATAGACAAATAATTACAGACCTTGATATATTTACTATAGATCCAACAAAAGCTAAAGATTTGGATGATGCATTGTCTATAGAATTTATAAAGGATAATAAGGAACACCaagaattaaaatatagataCAAAATAGGAATACATATATCAGATGTATCCTTTTTTGTTACACCTAATTCGTATTATGATAATCTAGCTTCAAAATTATGCAACACTGTATATATGGATTTTAC GGTCCTTCATATGCTGCCATCCATTTTAAGCGAAGAAATATGCTCATTAAACACCAGAGGAGAAAAGCTAGCattttccatttttttcCATGTAGATAATATAAGTAACCCATATAATATCACGACAATGGAATATTCTGGTTATGAGAACAAACCACATTTTAtagaaattaaaaaaacGTTGATAAGaagtaaatataaattcaaTTATGATATGGTTGAAGATTATAttgatgatatatatataaatataaaggaaaaggataaaaatattaacagTATTGAAgagataatattaattaatgGGAATTTATCTTTAAGCTATTTTATATcaaatttttatgatatatgtaacaagtataatatatctgAAAAAATTGGTGGTGATATATTCAgattatatttattatcaaaaatGTTGAAAGAGAAAACTAAGaggaaaaatatatatcaaaaatattctttattattttctttaaacaataataaaaagtataACATAGAAAAAATACTACCATTAAGTATAGAAGAATTaagtaataaatatatatcatcaataagtaatattaatcatattagtaataagaataatatgtataaaagTTTTAATGAATTTTTAATAGATGAAGgttattttaatttattagAACCTATGAATTTAGAAAACGTGgatatagaaatattagaatataaaaagaagaGTCATATGTTAATTGAAGAAATGATGATAGTTACTAATTTTTTAGTAgcaaatattatatctattaataatatgttagGTATATTAAGAATACATGAAGATACATCTGAAgacattaaaaaaaatttattaaaaattatagattatcaaacatataataaaattaatacaatgataaatatcaaaaataataatattaatgatattTTATCAGTTAGTGAAAAAGTATTGAATGAAAATCAGTTCTTATGTTTacaatataatttattaaaatattataaagaaGCTATTTATATACCAACATTAGAAGGACAAAACAATACAACACATTTTGGACTTGTCCTCaacaaatatattcattttacCTCACCAATAAGAAGATATATAGATATAGTAATTCATCGAATATTACAAAGTTTAATTGATAAGGATAATATTGAgtattataattatgatatgttaaaaaatatatgtgaCCAATGTAATTatcaaaagaaaaaatcAGACGAGGCACAAGTtcatatgaaaaattatttcttaaataaatatttaatatatttgaatggtatatataaaaaagtaaaaGAAAAACGTCATATGAATGGTTATAGTGTGGATGgaaatgatgaaaatataaatgattcgcgaaataataagaatgatgggataattatgaagaaaaataataatgatgagaataatatggagataaataatattgacataaataatattgacataaataatattgagataaataatattgacataaataatagtgatcataataatattgatataaataatattaatcagaataatattcaaataaataataattatatcaatttgaatgaagaaaatgaaaaattatgtgaatcttcaaataaaaacataCAAGGAACAGATTACACAAACTTATCAACGTATAAagaaattttatatatgtcCAAATATATGCctattaaaaaatatttttatttaaacaATGGTATTATAAGTTTTTTAACAGAAGCATATATCCaagaaataattattaccaaaaatataagagaaaatatatgcttaaatataatgaaagaaaattatatttctattaatgaaaattataGTAATGAAATAATTCCATATACTTGTTTTATTTGTAATGATTatcaatataaaaatatagaaaaaaattatagtcgcaatgataatttaaataatgacaattcattatttaattcgCAAATGGATAgtaatgaaaatgaaactaatgtagaaatattatttaaaaaatctataaatgaaaataataaattaaaaaatgcTATTGTATTTTATGTACCAATATTGGAAATAGAGAAATCTATAAGTGATAATTTGTTAAGTCTGAAATTCCactttttaattatttcttataaggaaaaaatatatatttacaatatattaaaaggtgtattatatgaaatatgtagtaatattttattgtgtagaaatgaaaaaaataataatgatataaatgatgatgaaaTTAATTCTGAAGATGAATGTAAACAAAATAAACAATTGTATGATATTTTTGAAAAGATTAAACATATGCAATTggatataaaatataaaatggaaaatattgaaaataaaaaagattttcaaaatgtatatgatgatttatatattcgTGATGTACTTATtgaaaagaataaaaatgaaaaagatgaagaaaataaatcGAATATATTgacaaataaaaaaaatactaccattaataacatatcaaatgaacaaaattatataaataataaagtGGAATATGTTGAAAgtgaatatttaaaatgtttaaatgataaaagattagaatataaatattataataattatgaaaaattaagtagatttcaaaaaaataaaatttttataatacCTGGAAGTCAAATGTGGACCTTACGTCTAATTTGA
- a CDS encoding putative vacuolar protein sorting-associated protein 46, whose protein sequence is MGNKLSTEDHIFRLKLKTKELEKLSQRSELEEKKLIGDVKKAIQAGKIELARLYAEKCIRKKNEKVNYLNLSNKLDVLVSRLEGAHRCASLVKDVGVMIPLIQKINAETNAIKIGNDVTKLENIFDEISISSELINDTVQTSSAISAPTEEVDELISKIADEHALKLDGQIGSVHPINKHLEEISNMSERIKNLK, encoded by the exons atGGGTAACAAATTATCTACAGAAGACCATATCTTTCgtttaaaattaaaaacaaaagaatTA GAAAAATTATCTCAAAGATCAGAattagaagaaaaaaaattaatagGAGATGTAAAGAAGGCTATACAAGCAGGAAAAATTGAGTTGGCCAG ATTATATGCTGAAAAATGcataagaaaaaaaaatgaaaaagtTAACTATTTGAACTTAAGTAACAAATTGGATGTACTTGTCTCTCGATTAGAAGGAGCACATCGGTGTGCTTCG cTTGTAAAAGATGTTGGGGTCATGATTCCTctaatacaaaaaataaatgcAGAAACGAATGCAATTAAAATAGGAAATGATGTAACGAAGCTggaaaatatttttgacGAAATA AGTATTAGTTCtgaattaataaatgaCACTGTTCAAACCTCATCCGCAATAAGTGCGCCAACAGAAGAG GTTGACGAATTAATATCTAAAATTGCCGACGAACATGCCTTAAAACTGGACGGACAAATCGGATCTGTTCATCCTATAAACAAG CACCTAGAAGAAATATCTAATATGAGTGAAAGGATAAAAAACttaaaatga